The Drosophila sulfurigaster albostrigata strain 15112-1811.04 chromosome 3, ASM2355843v2, whole genome shotgun sequence genomic sequence TGGATTGTGGACCTGTAATAAagattaatattttgaaaatggaTTCGACCtaaaaaatcatattattaCCACTGAAAATTGTTTGACCCCATCCAGATACTACAGCACTTTCATTCTCATAAAGTTCGTCTGCATCGGGTAACTTGGCAGGTTGAATATACTCGTCAAATAGCAGATCGGCTGGAAGTCTGATGAGAGCTATGTCATTTATAAGTTGATTGTCGTCATATTCTGGATGTACGTAAATGTTCTTTGCTTTTACTATCAATCGTTGCTGCCCGACTTCCCTTTTATTAGATTTGTCCACAGTTCCAAAGTAAATTTCCATAGTATTCCTTTTATAACAAATTGTAGAATTTGATTATTTGgactaaatattttatctcACATTTTAACATACATTTCTTTGGATATGCAATGAGCAGCTGTTAGAACAATTCGATTTGATATTATAACAGCGCCACATCCGAAGAGAGAGCGGCCGTCCTccagattcaaaatatatacttgaTATGGAAATTGTTTGGGTTCTGCAGGGAAACCCTTTACAATGCGTTTGGAAGGAGTATCTTGGCCGCTAATACTCCTTTGGTACAGTAAAAATGTGACGATGATCAGTTGCCAATTAGGCCGACTCATTGTAAAATTGTTAGAtaaaaaacaactgaaaaatCCGAATAGAACACCATGCTTATATAGTAGTGCAACTGAAATTGCGTTAGGTGAGTTTGAGTTATTTATAGTTGTTTAAATAGATACGACTTTTTACAACTTTggcaaatatgtaaatacttCAGTAAGAAGATTGTATGCACACAggaaaaatagttttaaaatcaAAGAGGTTGGTTGGTCTTGACACTAAGAATTATGGTATAAAAAGTTTGTTAGGAACATGGAAATTCTAATGTTAGAAAACACATCTGAACTTCaagaacatttaatattagATCTAAGTTCTTATttataagaagaaaaaaatccCATTGGTTTGCGAacaaaaatcttattataagataaaaaaaaattattatattaaattataatttatttgttttattttatttatattatatttcaattattttttaaattttttttttactatatattttttttttacctttttatGATTTAGTTGC encodes the following:
- the LOC133842082 gene encoding chymotrypsin-1-like isoform X2; this encodes MSRPNWQLIIVTFLLYQRSISGQDTPSKRIVKGFPAEPKQFPYQVYILNLEDGRSLFGCGAVIISNRIVLTAAHCISKEMNTMEIYFGTVDKSNKREVGQQRLIVKAKNIYVHPEYDDNQLINDIALIRLPADLLFDEYIQPAKLPDADELYENESAVVSGWGQTIFSGPQSNHLQYYNIFPTSFICLKPSQSTPCHGDSGGPLAIRNEDGSHTLLGLTSFGKPGCPTNSPGVYTRVSSFLKWIKQYE
- the LOC133842082 gene encoding chymotrypsin-2-like isoform X1, whose protein sequence is MSRPNWQLIIVTFLLYQRSISGQDTPSKRIVKGFPAEPKQFPYQVYILNLEDGRSLFGCGAVIISNRIVLTAAHCISKEMNTMEIYFGTVDKSNKREVGQQRLIVKAKNIYVHPEYDDNQLINDIALIRLPADLLFDEYIQPAKLPDADELYENESAVVSGWGQTIFSGPQSNHLQYYNVTVFSNEKCKNLMIAVSKIFPTSFICLKPSQSTPCHGDSGGPLAIRNEDGSHTLLGLTSFGKPGCPTNSPGVYTRVSSFLKWIKQYE